Proteins encoded together in one Prochlorococcus marinus str. MIT 9211 window:
- the minD gene encoding septum site-determining protein MinD produces the protein MTSEARVILICSGKGGVGKTTLTANLGISLASKGSPTAVLDADFGLRNLDLLLGLENRIVYTAQEVLEENCRLDQALVKHKQQPNLSLLPAGNPRMLDWLKPDDMKRIVEMLNDQFEYVLIDCPAGVEDGFKNAVAASKEAIIVTNPEVSAVRDADRVIGLLNSHGVKPVQLVLNRVRPKMMESQEMLSIDDVTDILALPLLGLVLEDEQVIVSTNRGEPLTLIGSNSPAARCYSNIASRLKGEEIPLIDPSKEGSTLRDKFRRLMQTKIF, from the coding sequence GTGACGTCAGAGGCAAGAGTGATCCTTATTTGCTCTGGGAAGGGAGGTGTTGGCAAGACAACTCTTACAGCCAACCTTGGCATTTCCCTAGCGAGCAAAGGATCCCCCACTGCAGTATTAGATGCAGATTTTGGGCTTCGAAATCTTGATCTATTACTAGGTCTAGAAAATAGAATCGTTTATACCGCCCAAGAAGTGCTTGAAGAGAATTGCAGACTAGATCAAGCACTCGTTAAGCACAAACAACAACCGAACCTCTCATTACTGCCTGCAGGGAATCCTCGGATGCTTGATTGGCTTAAGCCTGATGATATGAAGCGAATAGTAGAAATGCTTAATGACCAATTTGAATATGTCTTAATCGATTGTCCTGCTGGAGTAGAGGATGGATTCAAAAATGCAGTTGCTGCATCAAAAGAAGCAATTATTGTTACCAATCCCGAAGTTTCTGCTGTAAGAGATGCTGATCGAGTAATTGGCCTACTTAATAGTCATGGTGTAAAACCTGTTCAACTCGTCTTAAACAGAGTACGGCCCAAAATGATGGAAAGCCAAGAGATGCTATCGATTGATGACGTGACCGATATCCTTGCACTTCCATTACTAGGACTTGTACTTGAAGATGAGCAAGTCATCGTAAGTACTAATAGAGGAGAACCTCTTACACTTATTGGCAGCAATTCACCAGCAGCAAGATGCTATTCAAATATTGCTAGTCGACTTAAGGGAGAAGAAATCCCATTGATTGATCCTTCAAAAGAAGGTTCAACCCTAAGGGACAAGTTTCGCAGACTGATGCAAACAAAAATTTTCTGA
- a CDS encoding 2Fe-2S iron-sulfur cluster-binding protein: protein MPTVRFIREGRDVKCEVGENLREVALKEGLQLYGLKGVLGNCGGCGQCITCFVSVEGGGKDSLSPLTEVENAKLSNRPKNWRLSCQCLVKSSLVVLTKPQAPPPNSKALIQAALGKDLPT, encoded by the coding sequence ATGCCAACGGTTCGTTTTATTCGAGAAGGAAGGGATGTTAAATGCGAAGTTGGCGAAAATTTGAGAGAAGTTGCTTTAAAGGAGGGTCTGCAACTTTATGGTCTTAAAGGTGTCTTGGGAAATTGTGGTGGATGTGGTCAATGCATTACATGCTTTGTTTCGGTTGAAGGAGGTGGTAAGGACTCCTTATCCCCATTAACTGAGGTTGAGAATGCAAAATTGTCCAACCGTCCCAAGAACTGGAGACTCTCATGTCAATGCCTTGTTAAATCTTCTCTGGTTGTTTTGACAAAACCTCAGGCCCCTCCTCCTAATTCAAAAGCTCTTATTCAAGCAGCTCTTGGAAAGGATCTGCCTACTTGA
- the petD gene encoding cytochrome b6-f complex subunit IV: MSTLKKPDLSDPKLRSKLAKGMGHNYYGEPAWPNDLLYIFPVVILGTIACVVGLAVLDPAMLGDKANPFATPLEILPEWYLYPVFQILRVVPNKLLGIALQTLIPLGLILIPFIENVNKFANPFRRPVAMGFFLFGTLLTIYLGIGACFPIDKSLTLGLF; the protein is encoded by the coding sequence ATGTCAACCCTTAAAAAGCCTGATCTGTCTGATCCCAAGCTTAGGTCAAAGCTTGCTAAAGGGATGGGGCATAACTATTACGGAGAGCCTGCTTGGCCAAATGATCTTTTATATATATTCCCTGTAGTAATTCTTGGAACAATTGCTTGTGTTGTAGGACTAGCAGTACTAGACCCAGCTATGCTTGGTGATAAAGCAAATCCCTTTGCAACTCCTTTAGAAATCCTTCCAGAGTGGTATTTATACCCTGTCTTCCAAATACTTAGAGTGGTTCCAAATAAGCTTCTAGGTATTGCTTTGCAGACTCTTATTCCTTTAGGACTTATTCTTATACCTTTTATAGAAAATGTAAATAAATTTGCAAATCCTTTTAGGCGCCCCGTTGCTATGGGCTTCTTTTTGTTTGGAACTTTGCTTACTATTTATTTGGGTATAGGTGCATGTTTTCCTATTGATAAGTCTTTAACGCTAGGTCTTTTCTAA
- a CDS encoding glycoside hydrolase 100 family protein, producing the protein MAGRFSQQHKRLRPNSNEDAVIKRAQEHFERSLVEISGSISGSVAALEHPANNDALNYGEIFLRDNVPVMIYLLTQNRYDIVKKFLTVCLDLQSTTYQTRGIFPTSFVEENGELIADYGQRSIGRITSADASLWWPILCWLYVRKSKDTNFGVSQQVQRGVQLLLDLVLHPTFEGTPVLFVPDCSFMIDRPMDVWGAPLEVEVLLYACLSSCIELMDLSSKHQVSRLLDQRLLLTRQWVHDLRQFLLKHYWVTSKTMQVLRRRPTEQYGEDQHQNEFNVQPQVVPSWLQDWLENRGGYLIGNIRTGRPDFRFYSLGNSLACMFGVLTAPQQRALFRLVLHNRQHLMAQMPMRICHPPMEVEEWQNKTGSDPKNWPWSYHNGGHWPSILWFFGASILMHEKRYPKADVLLMGQMRTLLEECYWSQLNQLPKQKWAEYFDGPTGTWVGQQSRTYQTWTIVGFLLLHHFLKVCPDDISMLDLDLEKT; encoded by the coding sequence ATGGCAGGTCGTTTTAGTCAACAGCACAAAAGGTTGAGACCCAACTCTAATGAGGATGCGGTTATCAAAAGAGCTCAAGAGCATTTCGAGAGATCACTAGTTGAAATTTCTGGGAGCATTTCAGGCAGTGTTGCAGCTCTTGAGCATCCAGCAAACAATGATGCATTGAATTATGGAGAGATCTTCCTTAGGGACAACGTGCCCGTAATGATTTATCTATTGACGCAAAATAGATATGACATAGTCAAAAAATTCTTAACTGTATGCCTTGATCTTCAGAGTACTACTTATCAAACAAGAGGTATTTTCCCTACTAGCTTTGTTGAAGAGAACGGAGAACTTATTGCAGACTATGGGCAAAGATCGATAGGAAGAATTACATCTGCAGATGCGAGTTTATGGTGGCCAATCTTGTGCTGGTTATATGTCAGGAAAAGCAAAGATACCAATTTTGGAGTCAGTCAGCAAGTGCAGCGTGGAGTGCAACTGCTTTTAGACCTAGTTTTACATCCCACTTTTGAAGGAACTCCTGTCCTTTTTGTACCTGACTGTTCATTCATGATTGACCGTCCCATGGATGTATGGGGTGCTCCCTTAGAAGTTGAAGTTCTCTTATATGCATGCTTAAGCAGTTGTATAGAACTTATGGATCTAAGCAGCAAGCACCAAGTAAGCCGCCTGCTAGACCAAAGGCTTCTTCTTACAAGGCAATGGGTACATGATCTGAGGCAATTTCTTCTTAAGCACTATTGGGTCACCAGTAAAACAATGCAAGTACTAAGGAGAAGGCCTACAGAACAATATGGAGAAGACCAGCATCAAAATGAATTTAATGTTCAACCTCAAGTTGTCCCCTCTTGGCTGCAAGATTGGCTAGAGAATCGTGGTGGATATCTGATTGGGAATATTCGAACTGGACGACCTGATTTTCGTTTTTATAGTCTTGGAAATTCGCTTGCATGCATGTTCGGAGTATTAACTGCTCCACAACAGAGAGCACTCTTCAGATTGGTTCTTCACAACCGACAACATCTAATGGCACAAATGCCTATGCGAATATGCCATCCCCCAATGGAAGTAGAAGAATGGCAAAACAAAACTGGATCTGATCCTAAGAATTGGCCATGGAGCTATCACAATGGAGGGCATTGGCCCAGCATTCTTTGGTTCTTTGGAGCATCAATACTTATGCACGAGAAAAGATATCCCAAAGCAGATGTTCTGTTGATGGGCCAAATGCGCACTCTGTTGGAAGAATGTTACTGGAGTCAATTAAATCAACTTCCAAAACAAAAATGGGCCGAGTATTTTGATGGTCCTACAGGAACCTGGGTAGGTCAACAATCAAGGACATACCAAACTTGGACAATTGTTGGCTTTCTTCTTTTACATCACTTTCTCAAAGTATGTCCTGATGATATATCAATGCTCGATCTAGACTTAGAAAAGACCTAG
- the petB gene encoding cytochrome b6: protein MANSSPVYDWFQERLEIQDIADDVTSKYVPPHVNIFYCLGGITLVCFLIQFATGFAMTFYYKPTVTEAYSSVSYLMTDVSFGWLIRSVHRWSASMMVLMLILHVFRVYLTGGFKRPRELTWVTGVVMAVITVAFGVTGYSLPWDQVGYWAVKIVSGVPAAIPVVGDFMVELLRGGESVGQTTLTRFYSLHTFVLPWTLAVFMLMHFLMIRKQGISGPL, encoded by the coding sequence ATGGCGAACTCCTCACCCGTCTACGACTGGTTCCAGGAACGGCTTGAAATTCAGGACATAGCAGACGATGTCACTTCAAAATACGTACCTCCACACGTAAACATCTTTTATTGTCTTGGTGGCATCACACTTGTCTGCTTTCTGATTCAATTTGCAACTGGGTTTGCAATGACCTTTTATTACAAACCAACCGTTACTGAAGCATATAGCTCAGTGAGCTATCTGATGACGGACGTTAGCTTTGGATGGCTAATTAGGTCAGTTCATCGATGGAGTGCATCGATGATGGTCTTAATGCTCATTTTGCACGTTTTTAGGGTTTATTTGACCGGAGGTTTCAAGAGGCCTAGAGAGCTAACTTGGGTTACAGGTGTAGTCATGGCTGTCATTACTGTGGCGTTTGGCGTAACCGGTTATTCACTCCCTTGGGATCAAGTAGGTTATTGGGCGGTTAAAATTGTGTCAGGTGTCCCTGCGGCGATTCCAGTAGTCGGAGATTTTATGGTTGAACTGCTTAGAGGAGGAGAAAGTGTAGGTCAAACAACCCTTACACGTTTTTATAGTCTTCATACCTTTGTTTTGCCATGGACCTTAGCTGTGTTTATGCTCATGCACTTCCTCATGATTAGGAAGCAGGGTATTTCAGGACCTTTATAA
- the minE gene encoding cell division topological specificity factor MinE codes for MTLRDLINKLLGRQQASAARARERLQLVLAHDRTDLSPDLLDQMREEILSVVAKYVEIDVEEGAVSLETEDRMTALVANLPIKRTLSGDIKLKEQSTESSASK; via the coding sequence ATGACATTAAGAGATCTCATCAACAAATTGCTTGGCCGTCAGCAAGCAAGTGCAGCAAGGGCGAGAGAACGTCTTCAGCTAGTGCTTGCACATGATAGAACTGATTTAAGCCCTGATCTTTTAGACCAAATGAGGGAGGAGATCCTGAGCGTGGTAGCCAAGTATGTAGAGATTGACGTTGAAGAAGGCGCAGTAAGTCTTGAAACAGAAGATAGGATGACAGCCCTGGTTGCGAATCTACCTATTAAGAGAACCCTTTCAGGAGATATAAAGTTAAAGGAGCAATCAACAGAATCATCTGCCTCAAAATAA
- the ctpZ gene encoding carboxyl-terminal processing protease CtpZ: MPSTVKTLSKFLHKILCAFLSFCMIFLVTARPLYALSDGQQLVLEAWNIVNEGFLNQEKFNEVQWKRLRKKALEEEITTSTEAYNAIEGMLAPLGDPYTRLLRPKDYAAMKESNLGSEINGVGLQLGARNIDGKIVVICPLEDSPAADAEILSGSILIKVDNESPQSLGLEATAAKLRGESGSKVIIELETPDGEQKEINLERRSVDLRPVRSKRIRNELHTLGYLRITQFSEGVPDQVREALAELKEKGVEGLILDLRNNSGGLVSSGLAVADAFLSNQPVVETKNRNEISEPIPSNEGTFYDGPMVTLVNAGTASASEILAGALQDNSRSELVGGKTFGKGLIQTLTNLSDGSGLAVTVASYLTPAGRDIQNLGIEPDRYLEAPEPLNPGSNEDRWLQDAELFMEALLDREEEEEEPIQTNDINPEEKMIETNT, from the coding sequence ATGCCTTCAACTGTTAAAACCTTGTCAAAATTTCTCCACAAAATTCTTTGCGCTTTTCTAAGCTTTTGCATGATTTTTCTAGTCACTGCAAGGCCTCTCTACGCATTGAGCGACGGTCAACAACTAGTACTAGAGGCCTGGAATATCGTTAACGAAGGGTTTTTAAATCAAGAAAAATTCAACGAGGTTCAATGGAAACGCCTTAGGAAAAAGGCACTGGAAGAAGAAATTACGACATCAACTGAAGCTTATAATGCTATTGAAGGCATGCTTGCCCCACTCGGAGATCCATATACAAGACTCTTAAGGCCAAAAGATTACGCAGCAATGAAGGAAAGTAATCTTGGGAGTGAGATAAATGGTGTAGGTCTTCAGTTAGGCGCAAGAAATATCGATGGGAAGATTGTTGTAATTTGCCCGCTTGAAGATTCCCCTGCAGCTGATGCCGAAATTCTCAGTGGATCAATTCTTATAAAAGTCGATAACGAATCACCTCAAAGCCTTGGATTAGAAGCTACAGCAGCGAAGCTAAGAGGAGAGAGTGGAAGCAAAGTGATTATTGAATTAGAAACTCCTGATGGAGAACAGAAAGAAATCAACCTTGAACGTCGCAGTGTTGATTTAAGACCAGTAAGAAGCAAGAGAATACGCAATGAACTTCATACACTTGGATACTTAAGAATTACTCAATTTAGTGAAGGAGTGCCAGATCAAGTCCGCGAAGCCTTAGCAGAACTAAAAGAGAAAGGTGTAGAAGGTTTAATTTTAGATTTAAGGAATAACTCTGGTGGTCTTGTAAGTTCAGGTCTTGCAGTCGCCGATGCTTTCTTAAGCAATCAACCAGTTGTTGAAACTAAAAATAGAAATGAAATTAGTGAACCAATCCCTTCCAATGAGGGAACCTTTTACGATGGTCCAATGGTAACTCTTGTAAATGCAGGGACCGCTAGTGCAAGTGAGATTCTTGCAGGAGCCCTTCAAGATAATTCACGCTCAGAATTGGTCGGCGGCAAAACCTTTGGGAAAGGTCTAATCCAAACTCTTACAAACTTAAGCGATGGGAGCGGATTAGCTGTCACAGTAGCAAGCTATTTAACCCCAGCAGGCAGAGATATACAAAACCTTGGCATAGAACCAGATCGATATTTAGAAGCGCCTGAACCTCTAAATCCTGGCAGTAATGAAGATAGATGGTTGCAAGATGCAGAGCTATTTATGGAGGCATTGCTAGACCGTGAAGAAGAAGAAGAAGAACCAATCCAAACAAATGATATAAATCCTGAAGAAAAGATGATAGAAACAAACACCTAA
- a CDS encoding septum site-determining protein MinC — protein sequence MHQHIFLTSKKDEDWQSILFRELKTLERGFLEIDCGDNFLNSKDITYINKQCMRKGLILTTIKSYVPETIVSAAALGFISVLNMKYEMQQTAKDQSFLLNTEKEENIFFHQGTLRSGEILEANSDLLIHGDVNPGAIVSAGGDVMIWGRLLGIAHAGRFGNDHSKITALQLRPVQLRISNKIARGPKERPEEGLAEEAVIENGIIVIKPAKST from the coding sequence ATGCATCAACATATATTCCTAACGAGTAAAAAAGATGAGGATTGGCAAAGCATTCTTTTTAGAGAATTAAAAACACTCGAGAGAGGTTTTCTAGAGATCGACTGTGGTGATAATTTCCTTAACTCCAAAGATATAACCTATATCAATAAGCAATGTATGAGAAAAGGTTTGATACTGACCACTATTAAATCTTATGTCCCAGAAACAATTGTCAGTGCAGCTGCATTGGGCTTCATAAGTGTACTGAATATGAAATATGAAATGCAACAAACAGCAAAAGACCAGTCATTCCTTCTAAATACAGAAAAAGAGGAAAACATCTTTTTCCATCAAGGAACTCTTCGTTCAGGTGAAATTCTAGAGGCGAATAGCGACTTATTGATTCACGGTGATGTAAACCCAGGTGCAATTGTTTCTGCTGGTGGAGATGTAATGATTTGGGGAAGACTCCTTGGGATAGCGCACGCCGGAAGATTTGGGAATGATCACTCAAAAATAACTGCTCTGCAGCTGAGACCTGTTCAATTGAGAATCTCCAATAAAATTGCAAGAGGTCCCAAGGAGAGACCTGAAGAAGGACTAGCAGAAGAAGCAGTAATCGAAAACGGAATAATTGTTATTAAACCAGCAAAAAGCACATAA
- a CDS encoding DNA-formamidopyrimidine glycosylase, producing MPELPEVETVRKGLEKRLKNFYIDNVEVLSERSIASNGGSNVFIFNLKDLVFGRWSRRGKYLIASLCKESDLIEEIPSGTLVVHLRMTGYFEWHQNTKAPCTHTRVRFWNKKGSEIRFIDIRNFGQMWWIPPNKLPSEVINGLKNLGPEPFSKDFNPEYLKYCLKGRKRSIKSSLLDQSILAGVGNIYADESLFEAGITPIKASGDLNGCELKKLCKSLTRILKASIGKGGTTFSDFRDLEGLNGTYGGYAWVYRRNQKPCRKCGTLIEKTKVAGRSTHWCPNCQN from the coding sequence TTGCCTGAGCTCCCTGAAGTAGAGACAGTCCGCAAAGGCTTAGAGAAGCGGCTGAAGAATTTTTATATAGATAATGTTGAAGTTTTATCAGAGAGATCTATTGCCAGTAATGGTGGTAGCAATGTGTTTATATTTAATTTAAAAGATCTAGTTTTTGGCAGATGGAGCAGAAGAGGAAAGTACTTAATAGCTTCTCTATGCAAAGAAAGTGATCTCATTGAAGAGATCCCTTCAGGCACACTAGTAGTCCATTTAAGAATGACAGGATATTTCGAATGGCATCAAAATACCAAGGCTCCTTGCACTCATACAAGAGTTCGTTTTTGGAATAAAAAAGGTTCCGAAATCCGCTTTATAGATATTCGAAATTTTGGGCAAATGTGGTGGATACCTCCTAACAAGCTTCCAAGCGAAGTTATCAACGGATTAAAAAATTTAGGACCAGAGCCATTCAGCAAAGATTTCAACCCCGAGTATCTAAAATATTGCTTAAAAGGAAGGAAGAGGTCTATTAAATCATCCCTATTAGATCAATCTATACTTGCAGGAGTAGGAAACATATATGCAGATGAAAGCCTTTTCGAAGCAGGAATAACCCCTATAAAAGCATCTGGTGACCTCAATGGTTGTGAGCTGAAAAAGCTTTGCAAAAGCCTTACTAGAATTCTAAAAGCTAGCATTGGGAAAGGTGGAACAACTTTCTCAGACTTTAGAGACCTAGAAGGGCTTAATGGTACTTATGGTGGTTATGCCTGGGTCTATCGACGTAATCAAAAGCCTTGCAGAAAATGTGGAACATTAATCGAAAAAACTAAGGTAGCTGGCAGAAGCACTCATTGGTGTCCGAACTGTCAAAACTAG
- a CDS encoding HD domain-containing protein, with amino-acid sequence MPNRTFYDPLHKGIRLDSKVPEEGMVIKLIDSAPFQRLRRIKQLGPAYLTFHGAESSRFTHSLGVFHIARRALKKLIELNPSLIDFRGLLYGSALLHDIGHGPLSHTSEEMFGMKHENWTSKLIREHPQISNALNEFKSGLGEQVASLIDGSETPCKVIKTLVSSQLDCDRLDYLMRDSYSSGAAYGQLDLERILSALTLSPDGDLAINPKGLLAVEHYLIVRNLMYRSIYNHRLNEVCNWLLEQIIRIAKELGPKRVWADNIMGKWLWRNSEIDLYDFLGNDDNRTSYHLLRWSENSQEPLNILCRNFLNRNLLKAIDIEDLKKESQLEALAIARKLSEKASKDPAIYCGLRHNKIFGYHPYKSGLRLWDGKNLKALERESSLVENLISPSETAWLIHPKEIHNELKQELTKIRDTY; translated from the coding sequence ATGCCAAATAGAACTTTTTATGATCCCCTTCACAAGGGGATAAGACTAGATAGCAAAGTTCCCGAGGAAGGAATGGTAATTAAATTAATTGATTCTGCACCCTTCCAAAGGCTCAGAAGAATTAAACAACTTGGTCCTGCCTACTTAACTTTTCATGGGGCAGAGTCAAGCCGATTTACTCATTCTTTAGGTGTATTTCATATAGCTCGTAGAGCACTAAAAAAACTAATTGAATTAAACCCAAGCCTTATAGATTTTAGAGGTTTGTTATATGGTTCTGCTCTATTGCATGATATTGGACATGGCCCCTTAAGTCATACTAGTGAAGAAATGTTTGGAATGAAGCATGAGAATTGGACTTCAAAATTAATACGTGAACATCCACAAATTAGCAATGCATTAAATGAATTCAAGTCTGGGCTAGGGGAACAAGTTGCAAGCCTAATCGATGGAAGCGAAACACCCTGTAAAGTCATAAAGACTTTGGTTAGCAGTCAACTAGACTGCGATAGACTCGATTACTTAATGCGCGATAGCTACAGTAGTGGCGCAGCATATGGTCAACTAGATTTAGAAAGAATTTTGTCAGCTCTTACTTTGTCTCCAGATGGGGATCTTGCGATAAATCCAAAAGGGTTGTTAGCCGTAGAGCATTATTTAATTGTCCGCAATTTAATGTATAGAAGTATCTATAATCATCGTTTAAATGAAGTTTGCAATTGGTTATTAGAGCAAATTATTCGAATAGCAAAGGAGTTAGGGCCTAAGAGAGTTTGGGCTGATAACATTATGGGGAAATGGCTTTGGAGAAATTCAGAAATAGATCTTTATGATTTTCTAGGGAACGATGATAATCGAACTTCATATCATCTTTTACGTTGGAGCGAAAATTCTCAAGAACCTCTAAATATACTTTGCAGGAATTTTCTAAATAGAAACCTTTTAAAGGCAATAGATATAGAAGATCTAAAGAAAGAGTCTCAATTAGAAGCCCTTGCTATAGCAAGAAAACTTTCTGAGAAAGCCAGTAAAGACCCTGCTATCTATTGTGGACTCCGTCATAATAAAATTTTTGGTTATCATCCCTATAAGAGTGGTCTAAGATTATGGGATGGAAAGAACCTTAAAGCGCTTGAACGAGAATCATCCCTAGTAGAAAATCTAATCAGTCCATCAGAGACAGCTTGGCTAATCCACCCAAAAGAAATTCATAATGAACTCAAGCAAGAACTTACTAAAATAAGAGATACTTACTAA
- a CDS encoding L-threonylcarbamoyladenylate synthase: protein MQLSLFDSCNLVKKLNEGSPVVFPTDTLPALAALPKHSSQLWEIKNRSRMKPLILMGESPKQLFKFVYPNVLEDAIYMANRYWPGPLTMVLPSSSNLVGLLNPGGSSIGLRIPECDLAKKFLAKSGPLATTSANLSGQKPSIDPEEITKCFPGFPLLGPIPWPKSSGLASTVIAWQGPGNWHLIRRGAVIPENLEK, encoded by the coding sequence ATGCAATTATCTTTATTTGACTCTTGTAATTTGGTGAAAAAGTTGAATGAGGGATCCCCTGTTGTATTCCCTACTGACACTTTGCCTGCATTAGCTGCTTTGCCTAAGCACTCTTCTCAGTTGTGGGAAATCAAAAATCGTTCAAGAATGAAGCCGCTTATTCTTATGGGAGAGTCCCCAAAACAACTTTTTAAGTTTGTTTATCCTAATGTTTTAGAAGATGCTATTTATATGGCTAATAGGTATTGGCCAGGGCCTTTGACAATGGTTTTGCCTTCATCTAGCAACCTTGTAGGCTTACTTAATCCAGGCGGCAGTTCAATTGGACTAAGAATTCCTGAATGTGATTTAGCGAAAAAGTTCCTTGCTAAGAGTGGACCCTTGGCGACAACTAGTGCGAACTTATCGGGACAAAAGCCTTCCATCGATCCTGAGGAAATCACTAAATGCTTCCCTGGATTCCCTTTGCTGGGACCAATCCCATGGCCGAAATCTTCAGGACTTGCTAGCACTGTGATTGCCTGGCAAGGACCTGGAAACTGGCATTTAATAAGAAGAGGTGCTGTTATACCTGAAAACCTTGAAAAATAA
- a CDS encoding acyl-CoA thioesterase, with the protein MVFKGEQLKPWVLKKIVLPQHTDHAGVMWHGSYFNWLEEGRINALSKVGLSYAELSKQGLEIPVFHLQIKYISPLYHGDEVLMESRVLTKKGIRWPWKTIFLKDQNQLSAEANIELVLVKRDQKGIRLLRNYPQKIEVAFSNLQKGSS; encoded by the coding sequence ATGGTATTTAAGGGAGAACAGCTTAAGCCTTGGGTGCTCAAGAAAATTGTTTTGCCTCAGCACACGGACCATGCAGGGGTGATGTGGCATGGTTCATATTTTAATTGGCTTGAAGAGGGGCGAATCAATGCTTTGTCTAAGGTTGGCTTGTCTTACGCAGAGTTATCTAAGCAAGGTCTGGAAATACCAGTCTTTCATTTGCAAATTAAATATATTTCGCCCTTGTATCATGGGGATGAAGTCTTAATGGAATCAAGGGTTTTAACAAAAAAAGGTATCAGGTGGCCTTGGAAAACGATTTTCTTGAAAGACCAGAATCAGCTATCTGCTGAAGCGAATATTGAATTAGTTTTAGTAAAGCGAGATCAAAAAGGGATTCGATTATTAAGAAATTATCCACAGAAAATTGAAGTGGCCTTTAGCAATCTTCAAAAAGGCTCTTCTTGA
- the prmC gene encoding peptide chain release factor N(5)-glutamine methyltransferase: MNMKSKEKKSARDILNWRMAQLALGGRVVDIDWLLDVGGGLGWESLQRLKIFQNNHYELQKSLDELSFIWHRHINENEPLQYLVGKCPWRDFQLEINSSVFIPRQETEILVELALKKCNGISVGRWADLGTGSGVLAVALARSLPGWIGDAVDCSKDALSLAKKNLANLANNSHVHFHLGHWWQPLKSWWGTYDLVLANPPYIPSAVLSELHPIVRDNEPHLALSGGLDGMNCCREIIRGAKKGLGTGGWLIFEHHYDQSERLLNELIANGFKEVNFENDLEGVRRFAIGRKS, translated from the coding sequence ATGAATATGAAGTCAAAAGAAAAAAAATCAGCAAGGGATATCTTGAACTGGAGAATGGCTCAACTTGCCCTTGGAGGGAGAGTTGTAGATATTGATTGGTTGCTAGATGTGGGGGGAGGCCTGGGATGGGAGTCTCTTCAAAGATTAAAAATTTTTCAAAATAATCACTATGAACTCCAAAAATCTTTAGATGAGCTTTCATTTATATGGCATAGACATATAAATGAGAATGAGCCACTTCAATATCTTGTAGGGAAATGCCCTTGGAGAGATTTTCAGTTAGAAATCAATTCTTCCGTATTTATTCCGCGACAGGAGACAGAGATCCTTGTTGAATTAGCCTTAAAGAAATGCAATGGAATAAGTGTTGGCCGATGGGCTGACTTAGGAACTGGTTCAGGCGTATTGGCCGTAGCTTTGGCTAGATCTTTACCTGGTTGGATTGGAGATGCAGTGGATTGTAGTAAGGATGCATTGTCTTTGGCAAAAAAAAATTTAGCTAATTTAGCCAATAATTCACATGTCCATTTTCACTTGGGGCATTGGTGGCAGCCTCTAAAATCTTGGTGGGGAACATATGATTTGGTATTAGCGAACCCTCCATATATTCCAAGCGCAGTGTTAAGTGAATTACATCCAATTGTGAGAGATAATGAGCCACATTTGGCACTTTCTGGAGGCCTGGATGGAATGAATTGTTGTCGTGAGATTATTCGAGGAGCAAAGAAAGGACTTGGAACAGGAGGGTGGTTAATTTTCGAACATCATTATGACCAAAGTGAACGGCTGTTGAATGAGTTGATTGCTAATGGTTTTAAGGAAGTTAATTTTGAGAATGATCTTGAAGGGGTTAGACGTTTTGCTATAGGACGTAAGTCTTGA
- the psbM gene encoding photosystem II reaction center protein PsbM: METTNFGFIISFLFVGIPTIFLIGLYISTSDGEKSSFFSDSGKGKLGPK, encoded by the coding sequence ATGGAAACCACCAACTTCGGTTTTATTATCAGCTTTCTTTTCGTTGGGATTCCAACGATTTTCCTCATTGGTCTCTATATTTCAACCAGTGATGGTGAAAAGTCAAGCTTCTTCTCTGATTCAGGAAAGGGAAAACTTGGGCCAAAATAA